The Nesterenkonia xinjiangensis genome contains a region encoding:
- a CDS encoding FKBP-type peptidyl-prolyl cis-trans isomerase has protein sequence MSFGQRSYDRTRPEIDFPGDTPPEELVVEELIPGGGPGVEPGDQISCHYVGVSWSTGEEFDASWNRGQPLDFTAGAGQVISGWDQGLIGMQEGARRRLEIPPHLAYGEQGAGGAIGPNETLIFVVDLVSIRRAG, from the coding sequence ATGTCTTTCGGTCAGCGCAGCTACGACCGCACCCGTCCTGAGATCGACTTCCCCGGCGACACCCCTCCGGAGGAGCTCGTCGTCGAGGAGCTCATCCCCGGCGGCGGCCCGGGAGTCGAGCCCGGAGACCAGATCTCCTGCCACTACGTCGGGGTCTCCTGGTCCACTGGTGAGGAGTTCGACGCCTCCTGGAACCGCGGCCAGCCCCTGGACTTCACCGCCGGCGCCGGCCAGGTGATCTCCGGCTGGGACCAGGGCCTGATCGGGATGCAGGAGGGCGCCCGGCGCCGTCTGGAGATCCCGCCGCATCTGGCCTACGGGGAGCAGGGCGCCGGAGGGGCCATCGGTCCGAACGAGACGCTGATCTTCGTGGTCGACCTGGTCAGCATCCGCCGAGCCGGCTGA
- a CDS encoding WYL domain-containing protein translates to MVGYRHISRRAADRVVGIDGGIDGDVVAEYEAASHATGAEETQDVTADSGVSRALSLAATLIDAAPSGLTKAEVRERVEHYRTAGDGASAEAFEQQFSRDKRHLRRIGIEITEQGGGAEDREGRGGDHEFRYLIDPQAHGLPLLELDAEEVVALRHTELLWSGTRAQQAIRQASGALLAPHLGEGGLPDVGGPAQSQPSAVRLGLADDQVLDHLAVLAEARGSRVVGFDYGPRGRHRAERRRTLPLGVGSRGGWYLVGHDLDRDAVRVYRLDRIRGAIEPLTVQDDGAAAILQGIAEGRVDPRKVTQEQLETLGPVHGTETVELAVAEALVPSFLPHARAQSAEDVESADGAVTQRRRSRGDGARRLTVETSLHDSFVGKVAAAGPQVHILSGHRLTALVRSHLESVLRAHRDVPAEPIELKPVKHGARNDALVKIARVVSIAAYLQASGGARVSDLLRRYSLEPRQLHRDLLSLQQSAAFDDAQFGHYIDITPELPLTRRVFEERLVPEDPVIRVQLPGERLSSTLGRPLRLSTPQALSLLIGLEGLIASEDPTEELVRAAAERLRDRIRAIVPEELDVTAAELSVVWHSDDDFGREPQLHAALGAGHAVELLYEDLQGRRTRRTVDPVNLLHDGPRTYLRAWCRSAQGERNFLLSRMLELRPLPETPLSRESLRLAAEPARRPEVPRLPEDTLVTLRFAPSAVALADGWAPLREAWHEGGARTVEVALRSPAIAVDLALRSGGDVTVTAPEELSAEVLHRAEAALAAVRRNASSCVEYPETQTKGRTP, encoded by the coding sequence GTGGTCGGGTACCGGCACATCAGCCGCCGCGCCGCGGACCGCGTCGTGGGCATCGACGGGGGCATCGACGGGGACGTCGTCGCGGAGTATGAGGCCGCCTCGCACGCCACGGGTGCGGAGGAGACTCAGGACGTCACCGCCGACTCCGGGGTGAGCCGTGCCCTGTCCCTGGCCGCCACGCTGATCGACGCCGCGCCGAGCGGACTGACCAAGGCTGAGGTCCGGGAGCGCGTCGAGCACTACCGGACTGCGGGTGACGGGGCCTCGGCGGAGGCTTTCGAGCAGCAGTTCAGCCGGGACAAGCGGCATCTGCGACGCATCGGCATCGAGATCACCGAGCAGGGTGGCGGTGCGGAGGATCGCGAGGGTCGTGGAGGCGACCACGAGTTCCGCTATCTGATCGATCCTCAGGCCCACGGGCTGCCGCTGCTGGAGCTGGACGCCGAGGAGGTCGTCGCGCTGCGGCACACCGAGCTGCTGTGGAGCGGCACCCGAGCCCAGCAGGCGATCCGTCAGGCCTCGGGAGCGCTGCTCGCGCCTCATCTCGGCGAGGGCGGGCTCCCCGACGTCGGCGGACCGGCGCAGTCCCAGCCGTCGGCGGTCCGCCTGGGACTGGCGGACGATCAGGTCCTCGACCACCTGGCCGTGCTGGCTGAGGCCCGCGGCTCACGGGTCGTCGGATTCGACTACGGCCCGCGCGGCCGGCACCGCGCTGAACGCCGCCGGACTCTGCCTCTGGGCGTGGGGTCGCGCGGCGGCTGGTACCTGGTGGGCCACGACCTGGACCGCGATGCCGTGCGGGTCTACCGATTGGACCGCATCCGGGGGGCGATCGAGCCGCTCACGGTGCAGGACGACGGTGCCGCCGCCATCCTGCAGGGCATCGCGGAGGGACGGGTCGATCCCCGGAAGGTCACCCAGGAGCAGCTCGAGACCCTGGGGCCGGTCCATGGTACCGAGACCGTGGAGCTCGCGGTCGCCGAGGCGCTGGTGCCCTCCTTCCTGCCGCATGCCCGGGCGCAGAGTGCTGAGGATGTTGAGAGCGCGGATGGTGCGGTCACTCAGCGCCGGCGGAGCCGAGGAGACGGCGCCCGCAGGCTCACCGTGGAGACTTCGCTGCACGACTCCTTCGTCGGGAAGGTCGCGGCGGCGGGGCCCCAGGTGCACATCCTGTCCGGTCATCGGCTCACCGCTCTGGTGCGGTCCCACCTCGAGTCGGTGCTGCGCGCCCACCGGGACGTCCCGGCGGAGCCGATCGAGCTGAAGCCGGTCAAGCACGGGGCGAGGAACGACGCCCTGGTCAAGATCGCCCGTGTGGTGAGCATCGCCGCCTATCTGCAGGCCTCCGGCGGCGCCAGGGTCAGCGACCTGCTCCGGCGCTACAGCCTGGAACCCCGCCAGCTGCACCGCGACCTGCTCTCACTGCAGCAGTCTGCGGCCTTCGACGACGCGCAGTTCGGCCACTACATCGACATCACCCCGGAGCTGCCGCTGACCCGTCGCGTCTTCGAGGAGCGGCTGGTCCCGGAGGATCCGGTGATCAGGGTGCAGCTGCCCGGGGAGCGGCTCAGCAGCACCCTGGGCAGGCCGCTGCGGCTCTCCACCCCGCAGGCGCTGTCCCTGCTCATCGGACTCGAGGGTCTGATCGCCTCGGAGGACCCCACTGAGGAGCTGGTCCGGGCCGCCGCCGAGCGGCTGCGTGACCGGATCCGGGCCATCGTGCCTGAGGAGCTCGACGTCACCGCAGCCGAGCTGAGTGTGGTCTGGCACAGCGACGATGACTTCGGCCGGGAGCCCCAGCTGCACGCGGCCCTGGGGGCCGGTCATGCCGTGGAGCTGCTCTATGAGGACCTTCAGGGGCGGCGCACCAGGCGCACCGTCGATCCGGTGAACCTGCTGCATGACGGGCCACGCACCTATCTGCGTGCCTGGTGCCGCTCTGCCCAGGGGGAGCGGAACTTCCTGCTGTCTCGGATGCTGGAGCTTCGTCCGCTTCCGGAGACGCCGTTGAGCCGGGAGTCGCTCCGGCTGGCCGCCGAGCCCGCGCGGCGTCCTGAGGTTCCCCGGCTGCCCGAGGACACGCTGGTCACGCTGCGCTTCGCCCCGTCGGCCGTCGCACTCGCCGACGGCTGGGCGCCGCTGCGAGAGGCGTGGCATGAGGGCGGCGCCCGCACGGTGGAGGTCGCACTGCGCAGCCCGGCCATCGCCGTCGACCTGGCCCTGCGCTCTGGCGGCGACGTCACCGTCACCGCTCCGGAGGAGCTCTCTGCGGAGGTGCTGCACCGGGCCGAGGCGGCGTTGGCGGCGGTGCGGAGGAACGCGTCCAGCTGCGTGGAGTATCCTGAGACACAGACGAAAGGACGCACTCCATGA
- the tatA gene encoding Sec-independent protein translocase subunit TatA produces the protein MNITGWQIAIIALLIILLFGAPKLPQLAKSVGQSMRIFKSEVRTMNDESQDKEPEPDADERPAVEGRVVDPSESPRRRGSEQRRDHA, from the coding sequence ATGAACATCACCGGTTGGCAGATCGCCATCATCGCCCTGCTCATCATCCTGCTGTTCGGTGCGCCGAAGCTTCCGCAGCTGGCCAAGTCCGTGGGCCAGTCGATGCGCATCTTCAAGTCCGAGGTCCGCACGATGAACGACGAGTCCCAGGACAAGGAGCCCGAACCCGACGCCGACGAGCGCCCGGCGGTGGAAGGCCGCGTGGTGGACCCCTCCGAGTCTCCGCGCCGCCGCGGCTCGGAGCAGCGCCGGGACCACGCCTGA
- the tatC gene encoding twin-arginine translocase subunit TatC — MAGTQDEDPRTTGRRRRKRRRRDAEGKMPLKEHLRELRNRLIKACLGIVVGAVAGFFLYDTIFALLSSPVVDFDDVDRSTEIAFNTVGQPLDLMIRISLFVGIVISSPVWLYQVWAFIMPGLQKKEKRYAMGFIAASVPLFVIGIAMAYVVLPQAIRFFFTLNPEGTSNIIAPDVYFTFVLHLFLAFGIAMVIPVVLVGVNMMGLITGRRVLKSWRGTLMFIALISAMAAPGGDAITMFFIAGPLVVLFGVAIVLCLLNDKRREKRVAAREAANEDLVA; from the coding sequence ATGGCCGGGACGCAGGACGAGGATCCCCGGACCACCGGACGACGCCGCAGGAAGAGACGCCGCAGGGACGCTGAGGGGAAGATGCCCCTCAAGGAGCATCTGCGTGAGCTCCGCAACCGCCTGATCAAAGCCTGTCTCGGCATCGTCGTGGGTGCGGTCGCGGGCTTCTTCCTCTATGACACGATCTTTGCGCTGCTGAGCTCCCCGGTGGTCGACTTCGACGACGTCGACCGCAGCACCGAGATCGCTTTCAACACGGTCGGGCAGCCGCTGGACCTGATGATCCGCATCTCCCTTTTCGTGGGCATCGTGATCTCGTCTCCGGTGTGGCTCTATCAGGTGTGGGCGTTCATCATGCCCGGGCTGCAGAAGAAGGAGAAGCGCTATGCGATGGGCTTCATCGCCGCCTCGGTGCCGTTGTTCGTCATCGGGATCGCCATGGCCTATGTGGTGCTGCCGCAGGCGATCCGCTTCTTCTTCACCCTGAACCCCGAGGGCACCTCCAACATCATCGCCCCGGATGTCTACTTCACCTTCGTGCTGCACCTCTTCCTGGCCTTCGGGATCGCGATGGTCATCCCGGTCGTGCTGGTCGGGGTGAACATGATGGGCCTGATCACCGGTCGGCGGGTGCTCAAGAGCTGGCGCGGCACGCTGATGTTCATCGCGCTGATCTCCGCGATGGCCGCCCCCGGCGGTGACGCGATCACCATGTTCTTCATCGCCGGGCCCCTGGTGGTGCTCTTCGGGGTCGCGATCGTGCTCTGCCTGCTCAATGACAAGCGGCGCGAGAAGCGCGTGGCCGCGCGTGAGGCCGCCAACGAGGATCTCGTCGCCTAG
- the pepN gene encoding aminopeptidase N: MTITDTDASADLDGPFPRAEVENLTRDEAAARSAHLSVQTCDVDVDLSAAAAEGATTYPVTTRISFRSSAPGGETFLDYLGASVEEVVLNGTALPVADHVGAARIRLPELAEENLVEIRSTSRFSRSGEGLHRFVDPADGQVYLYTQYEPADSRRVFPVFEQPDLKAVFRITITGPETWELRSNGAETSREQVPGAAEGLEGVGLVRVRFAETRRLSSYITALLAGPYHRVDGLWSGGVEGEEPLEVPLAVLCRSALAEHLDAEELLDLTRRGLDFFHAEFAVPYPWGKYDQVFVPEYNLGAMENPGLVTFTEAYVFDTAATDAQRETRANTLMHEMAHMWFGDLVTMRWWDDLWLKESFADYMGSLAVDEATDWTTSWISFANGRKAWAYVQDQYPTTHPIVADITDLEAADQNFDGITYAKGASVLKQLAAFVGREAFREAARRYFARHAFGNASLADFLTVLEEVSGQDMAGWAQAWLQTAGVPEISATVESHGSVAVVEGGVDPATGQEVTRPHLVDVGVHVLDRSTGTLRRTGSVPATLDGRTVVSGLELPAPGVPRLLLANEEDLTYAKLSLDAESVAAVLVHPVQDPLSRATVWAALWSMVRDGELSASRFLEAVMTLGLQIEEVVVVQALLRQSVRALELYTPVEQREALEERFAGRLAEFISEEAGGDRQRAAARTLATLSRQTSSQLELLAALLDGEAASLGISGLDLDEEIRWAFLQALTVHGRVQHEVLDAELAARTTARGRIAHRLALAARPQAEVKRAAFAQAIAGTDEHGAELSNDHLTATVVGFRCGPATLVADHDEDYFAALQDVWTRMSQGQATRVVSGLYPGVQDLEAGQSPEEHPAARRTAEWLRAHDDAPAALRRILIEEQDDLLRGLRAQQAARS; the protein is encoded by the coding sequence ATGACTATCACTGACACTGACGCATCCGCCGACCTCGACGGCCCGTTCCCCCGGGCCGAGGTGGAGAACCTCACCCGGGACGAGGCCGCCGCGCGTTCGGCGCACCTGAGCGTGCAGACCTGCGACGTCGACGTCGACCTCTCCGCAGCGGCCGCCGAGGGGGCCACGACCTATCCGGTGACCACGCGCATCAGCTTCCGCTCCTCGGCCCCGGGCGGGGAGACTTTCCTCGACTACCTGGGTGCCTCCGTGGAGGAGGTCGTCCTCAACGGGACTGCTCTTCCGGTGGCTGACCACGTCGGAGCCGCCCGCATCCGCCTGCCGGAGCTGGCCGAGGAGAACCTGGTGGAGATCCGCTCCACCTCGCGGTTCTCCCGCTCCGGGGAGGGTCTGCACCGCTTCGTGGACCCCGCCGACGGGCAGGTCTACCTCTACACGCAGTACGAGCCGGCGGACTCCCGACGGGTCTTCCCGGTCTTCGAGCAGCCCGATCTCAAAGCGGTCTTCCGGATCACCATCACCGGTCCGGAGACCTGGGAGCTGCGCTCCAACGGGGCGGAGACCTCCCGCGAACAGGTCCCGGGGGCCGCGGAGGGTCTCGAGGGCGTGGGCCTGGTGCGGGTCCGCTTCGCAGAGACTCGACGGCTCTCCAGCTACATCACGGCGCTGCTCGCCGGTCCCTACCACCGTGTGGACGGTCTCTGGAGCGGCGGTGTGGAGGGCGAAGAGCCTCTCGAGGTGCCGCTGGCGGTGCTGTGCCGATCCGCCCTGGCGGAGCATCTCGACGCCGAGGAGCTGCTGGACCTGACCCGTCGCGGGCTGGACTTCTTCCACGCGGAGTTCGCCGTCCCCTACCCCTGGGGCAAGTACGACCAGGTCTTCGTGCCGGAGTACAACCTCGGCGCGATGGAGAACCCGGGACTGGTGACGTTCACCGAGGCGTACGTCTTCGACACCGCCGCCACCGATGCCCAGCGTGAGACGCGCGCCAACACCCTGATGCACGAGATGGCGCACATGTGGTTCGGGGACCTGGTGACCATGCGCTGGTGGGACGACCTGTGGCTCAAGGAGTCCTTCGCCGACTACATGGGCTCCCTGGCCGTGGACGAGGCCACCGACTGGACGACCTCGTGGATCTCGTTCGCCAACGGGCGCAAGGCCTGGGCCTACGTGCAGGACCAGTACCCCACCACCCACCCGATCGTGGCGGACATCACCGATCTGGAGGCCGCCGACCAGAACTTCGACGGCATCACCTATGCCAAGGGCGCCTCGGTCCTCAAGCAGCTGGCCGCCTTCGTGGGCCGGGAGGCGTTCCGCGAGGCCGCACGCCGGTACTTCGCCCGCCACGCCTTCGGCAACGCCAGCCTCGCTGACTTCCTCACCGTGCTCGAGGAGGTCTCCGGGCAGGACATGGCCGGTTGGGCGCAGGCCTGGCTGCAGACTGCCGGGGTGCCGGAGATCTCGGCGACCGTGGAGTCGCACGGATCGGTCGCCGTCGTCGAGGGTGGTGTGGATCCGGCCACGGGCCAGGAGGTCACCCGGCCCCATCTGGTCGATGTGGGGGTGCACGTGCTGGACAGGAGCACCGGGACGCTGCGCCGCACCGGCTCGGTGCCTGCGACCCTGGACGGCCGGACCGTGGTGTCCGGGCTGGAGCTGCCCGCTCCGGGGGTTCCGCGACTGCTGCTGGCCAACGAGGAGGACCTCACCTATGCCAAGCTCAGCCTGGACGCCGAGTCTGTGGCCGCTGTGCTGGTCCACCCCGTGCAGGACCCGCTGTCCCGCGCCACCGTCTGGGCCGCACTGTGGTCCATGGTCCGCGACGGTGAGCTGAGCGCCTCCCGCTTCCTGGAGGCGGTCATGACCCTGGGCCTCCAGATCGAGGAGGTCGTGGTCGTCCAGGCGCTGCTGCGGCAGAGCGTCCGTGCCCTGGAGCTGTACACTCCGGTCGAGCAGCGCGAGGCGCTGGAGGAGAGGTTCGCCGGACGCCTGGCGGAGTTCATCTCCGAGGAGGCGGGCGGGGACCGGCAGCGCGCGGCCGCCCGCACGCTCGCCACCCTCTCGCGCCAGACATCGTCCCAGCTGGAGCTGCTCGCCGCGCTGCTCGACGGCGAGGCCGCATCCCTGGGCATCTCCGGGCTGGATCTGGACGAGGAGATCCGCTGGGCGTTCCTCCAGGCGCTGACCGTCCACGGGCGGGTCCAGCATGAGGTGCTCGACGCCGAGCTCGCCGCCCGCACCACGGCACGCGGGCGGATCGCCCACCGGCTGGCGCTGGCCGCCCGACCCCAGGCGGAGGTCAAGCGTGCAGCCTTCGCCCAGGCGATCGCCGGCACGGACGAGCACGGTGCGGAGCTTTCCAACGACCACCTCACCGCCACCGTGGTGGGGTTCCGCTGCGGACCGGCCACCCTCGTCGCGGATCACGACGAGGACTACTTCGCCGCTCTGCAGGACGTCTGGACGCGAATGAGTCAGGGACAGGCCACCCGGGTGGTCTCCGGGCTCTACCCGGGAGTCCAGGACCTCGAGGCGGGCCAGTCCCCTGAGGAGCACCCCGCGGCCCGGCGCACCGCCGAGTGGCTCCGGGCCCACGACGACGCGCCCGCGGCCCTGCGGCGCATCCTGATCGAGGAGCAGGACGACCTGCTGCGTGGACTTCGCGCCCAGCAGGCCGCTCGGAGCTGA
- a CDS encoding acyl-CoA dehydrogenase gives MSQTTSHTTTDTTDHEVASPSLDTAVLEEVLLGRWAETRRVSRALAAEERFHKIEGLTKEDHRERVLRQLHDLVSADAVHRAFPREFGGADSHGGNIAAFEELVTADPSLQIKSGVQWGLFGAAVLHLGTEEHHRRFLPGIMDLSVPGAFAMTEIGHGSDVASLGTTATYDPDTEEFVIHTPFTAATKRYLGNAAVDGKDAVVFAQLITDGVNHGVHCFYCHLRDDDGNTLPGITITDDGQKGGLNGVDNGRIRFDSIRVPRSHLLDRYGAVTADGAYSSPIESPGRRFFTMIGTLVQGRVSLTGASVAASKLALIGAVTYANQRRQFNASSPVQEEVIMDYQLHQRRLLPRLATTVALSFAQEKLLAKFDDVFSGADDSDENRQELETLAAAIKPVATWHALDTLQEAREACGGAGFIAENRFTTLHADLDIYVTFEGDNNVLLQLVAKRLLSDYASEFKDADVGALSRYVASQAQSTVLHRFGLRRALQSVQDTGDERRSANWFKQTEVQRELLTDRVRQMVADVAGQLRSVARKPQAEQAATFNEHQYEIINAAKAHADLLVWESFTEALEEVEHAGTRQVLTWLRDVYALTRIEETLDWYLLHGRISAQRARTLSPYINRLLARLRPLAQDIVDSFGYTADHVRMEVASGAEQERQDEAMEHHRVLRASSEAPVDEKILVKRRQQERRSQRKGG, from the coding sequence ATGAGTCAGACCACAAGTCACACCACCACCGACACTACTGACCACGAGGTGGCTTCACCATCCCTCGACACCGCTGTGCTCGAGGAGGTCCTGCTGGGCCGCTGGGCCGAGACGCGGCGCGTCTCCCGGGCGCTGGCCGCCGAGGAGCGCTTCCACAAGATCGAAGGCCTCACCAAGGAGGACCACCGCGAGCGCGTGCTGCGCCAGCTCCACGACCTCGTCTCCGCAGATGCGGTGCACCGAGCCTTCCCCCGGGAGTTCGGCGGGGCTGACTCCCACGGAGGCAACATCGCCGCCTTCGAGGAGCTGGTCACCGCCGACCCCTCGCTGCAGATCAAGTCCGGGGTCCAATGGGGCCTGTTCGGCGCGGCGGTGCTCCACCTGGGGACCGAGGAGCACCATCGACGCTTCCTGCCCGGAATCATGGACCTCAGCGTGCCCGGGGCGTTCGCGATGACCGAGATCGGGCACGGTTCGGACGTGGCCTCCCTCGGCACCACCGCGACCTATGACCCGGACACCGAGGAGTTCGTCATCCACACCCCGTTCACCGCGGCCACCAAGCGTTATCTCGGCAACGCGGCGGTCGACGGCAAGGACGCCGTGGTCTTCGCCCAGCTGATCACCGACGGCGTGAACCACGGGGTCCACTGCTTCTACTGCCACCTGCGCGATGATGACGGCAACACCCTCCCCGGCATCACCATCACCGATGACGGCCAGAAAGGTGGGCTCAACGGTGTGGACAACGGACGGATCCGCTTCGACTCGATCCGCGTCCCGCGCAGCCACCTGCTCGACCGGTACGGCGCCGTCACCGCCGACGGTGCCTATTCCTCCCCGATCGAGAGCCCGGGGCGGCGGTTCTTCACCATGATCGGCACCCTGGTGCAGGGGCGGGTCTCGCTGACCGGCGCCTCGGTGGCGGCCTCGAAGCTGGCGCTGATCGGCGCGGTCACCTACGCCAACCAGCGCCGCCAGTTCAACGCCTCCTCCCCGGTGCAGGAGGAGGTCATCATGGACTACCAGCTCCACCAGCGGCGCCTGCTCCCCCGGCTGGCCACCACCGTGGCGCTGAGCTTCGCCCAGGAGAAGCTGCTGGCCAAGTTCGACGACGTCTTCTCCGGCGCCGACGACAGCGACGAGAACCGTCAGGAGCTGGAGACCCTCGCGGCGGCGATCAAGCCGGTGGCGACCTGGCACGCCTTGGACACCCTGCAGGAGGCCCGGGAGGCCTGCGGAGGGGCCGGCTTCATCGCGGAGAACCGGTTCACAACCCTGCACGCCGATCTGGACATCTACGTCACCTTCGAGGGTGACAACAATGTGCTGCTGCAGCTGGTGGCCAAGCGACTGCTCAGCGACTACGCCTCCGAGTTCAAGGACGCCGATGTCGGTGCCCTCTCCCGGTACGTCGCCTCCCAGGCACAGTCCACCGTGCTGCACCGGTTCGGGCTGCGGCGGGCCCTGCAGTCGGTGCAGGACACCGGTGACGAGCGGCGCAGCGCCAACTGGTTCAAGCAGACCGAGGTGCAGCGCGAGCTGCTCACCGATCGGGTCCGGCAGATGGTCGCCGACGTCGCCGGCCAGCTGCGCAGCGTGGCCCGCAAACCTCAGGCTGAGCAGGCCGCGACGTTCAACGAGCACCAGTACGAGATCATCAACGCCGCCAAGGCCCATGCTGACCTTCTGGTGTGGGAGTCCTTCACCGAGGCCCTCGAGGAGGTGGAGCACGCCGGCACTCGGCAGGTGCTCACCTGGCTGCGCGACGTCTATGCGCTCACCCGCATCGAGGAGACCCTGGACTGGTACCTCCTCCACGGCAGGATCTCCGCCCAGCGGGCCAGGACCCTCTCGCCCTACATCAACCGGCTGCTCGCCCGGCTCCGGCCTCTGGCCCAGGACATCGTGGACTCCTTCGGCTACACCGCCGACCACGTGCGCATGGAGGTCGCCTCCGGCGCCGAGCAGGAGCGACAGGACGAGGCGATGGAGCACCACCGCGTGCTGCGTGCCTCCTCGGAAGCCCCGGTCGACGAGAAGATCCTGGTCAAGCGGCGTCAGCAGGAGCGTCGGAGCCAGCGCAAGGGGGGTTGA
- a CDS encoding acetyl-CoA C-acetyltransferase: protein MTTPDLTRPDRTREAVIIGGNRIPFARAHGAYASASNQDMLTSALNGLVARFGLQGQRLGSVAGGAVMKHSKNFNLMRESLLGTPLDPATPATDVQMACATGMEAIGSLADKIRLGRIESAVGAGVDSISDAPIVVTDELRGILMEVNRAKTPGQRLKALTKIRPGHLAPQAPGVNEPRTGMSMGEHMAVTAHAWGIGRQEQDELALASHQNLAAAYDDGFFDDLVTPFQGVQRDTNLRPDSSLEKLGRLAPAFGRDLGEEATMTAANSTALTDGASAVLLGSEEYADAHDLPKLATFVDYEQAAVDFVDGAEGLLMAPAYAAARMLTRNGLTLEDFEYFEIHEAFASTVLAQIAAWEDEDFCREKLGLDAPLGRVDRSRLNLHGSSLAAGHPFAATGGRIVATLAKMLHGKPGKLGFISVCAAGGQGVTAILEGR from the coding sequence GTGACCACCCCTGACCTGACTCGCCCTGACCGGACGCGTGAGGCCGTCATCATCGGCGGCAACCGCATCCCCTTCGCCCGCGCCCACGGCGCCTACGCTTCTGCCTCGAACCAGGACATGCTCACCTCGGCGCTCAACGGCCTGGTGGCACGGTTCGGGCTGCAGGGCCAGCGTCTGGGCTCGGTCGCCGGGGGAGCGGTGATGAAGCACTCGAAGAACTTCAACCTGATGCGTGAGTCCCTGCTGGGCACCCCGCTGGATCCTGCGACCCCCGCCACCGACGTGCAGATGGCCTGCGCCACCGGCATGGAGGCCATCGGCTCGCTGGCGGACAAGATCCGGCTGGGCCGCATCGAATCCGCCGTCGGTGCCGGTGTCGACTCCATCTCGGATGCGCCGATCGTGGTCACCGACGAGCTGCGCGGCATCCTCATGGAGGTCAACCGGGCCAAGACGCCTGGTCAGCGTCTCAAGGCGCTGACGAAGATCCGGCCGGGCCACCTCGCACCGCAGGCCCCCGGCGTCAACGAGCCGCGCACCGGAATGTCCATGGGCGAACACATGGCCGTCACCGCCCATGCCTGGGGGATCGGCCGTCAGGAGCAGGACGAGCTCGCCCTGGCCAGCCACCAGAACCTCGCCGCCGCCTACGACGACGGCTTCTTCGACGACCTGGTGACCCCGTTTCAGGGAGTGCAGCGCGACACCAATCTGCGGCCCGACTCCAGCCTGGAGAAGCTCGGGCGGCTGGCTCCCGCGTTCGGCCGGGACCTGGGGGAGGAGGCCACCATGACGGCCGCCAACTCCACCGCGCTGACCGACGGCGCCTCCGCGGTGCTGCTGGGCTCCGAGGAGTACGCCGACGCCCACGACCTGCCCAAGCTCGCCACGTTCGTGGACTACGAGCAGGCGGCGGTGGACTTCGTCGACGGCGCCGAAGGGCTGCTCATGGCGCCGGCCTACGCGGCCGCGAGGATGCTCACCCGCAACGGTCTCACCTTGGAGGACTTCGAGTACTTCGAGATCCACGAGGCCTTCGCCTCCACCGTGCTGGCGCAGATCGCCGCGTGGGAGGACGAGGACTTCTGCCGGGAGAAGCTCGGTCTGGACGCTCCTCTGGGCCGTGTCGACCGCAGCCGGCTGAACCTCCACGGCTCCTCGCTGGCGGCCGGGCACCCCTTCGCCGCGACCGGCGGCCGGATCGTGGCCACGCTGGCGAAGATGCTCCACGGCAAGCCCGGCAAGCTGGGCTTCATCTCGGTCTGCGCGGCCGGCGGCCAGGGCGTCACCGCGATCCTGGAAGGACGGTGA